Within Vicia villosa cultivar HV-30 ecotype Madison, WI linkage group LG1, Vvil1.0, whole genome shotgun sequence, the genomic segment GAGTTCAACTTTGCCAATTTCAAAAGAGCTGGTATTTGGTGAGTGACTCTTTGAAATCACCACTCTTGTCCAAAAAAAAGTTCTGAATATGTCTACAAATGCAATCAAGGTATCACATTAATCAAAACATAAGAAAATTTAAGAGATATACATAGAATTCACCCAAGATGCTAGTAGAATGCTTCCCGGCTTCTTTTCACTTCTACAAACTTTTGGTCTTGTCATCTTTTTGTAAAGGTGGCAACTAACACCAACAACATGAAACATGATTAAGGTACGTGAAATTCaatctaataattataaattattttgatgatattacgAGGATAGATCATGAGAGAGATTAGTTAAAACTACCTTATCATTAAAAGCAACGGACTCTGTGATGTAGAACATGTCATTATCTTCACTCACTAAGTgcaaggatatatatatataaatatatatatatatatatatatatatatatatatatatatatatatatatatatatatatatatatatatatatatatatatatatttattgtgaTTGAATGGAAACTTTGgtgaataaaacaaaaaatatgttATGATTGAATCTAAATAGAAACTATAGTCATGATGAAAGACTAGAATGGTGTTACAGAACCACTTATATGTAATGGTACTCACGGCAACGTGGTCCACTTTTCCTTCCAATTCGAACGAGCACATGCATGACCCTGAAGTTCTGCGGCCTACCACGAGATTAGCAGCATTTGTCGGTGATGCCAATTTATATCCTTCCATTAAAATTTGCCTATTTCATTTGGCATATTGGCACTTTTGATCGCGTCCAGATTCAGCAATACACTACATTAACTAATGCTCACCAATAAACCAATTAGATAATAAAACTAGACATAAAAAATTCAATGTCAGTATGCAAGCATCGAGTCACTACACCTTAATTGTCTGAATTTATATGCGGATGTCGGAAGTTTATAAGCAATTAAAGTAAATGAAATGGAAACTTAACTGAATTTATATGCGAATGCCGAGGTTCTCAGTTAAGACTGATTGAAGCACTTTAAATTCACTATGTTCCGAGTTTGATGACTATCGGCTCCATACATGCATCATTATCCTGTATCTAAGCATAACCTGTTACAAACAGGAATCAAGCTACCCCCAGTCCCAATTGTTGTTGAGATACGACTTACAATTATAGGCCTCGCAGGTGTGGCCGGAGGGTGCAGCCTGAAGCTCCATGACACAAATTGTTAATCCTAGCAATTGTTGTGCATCGTATGATGTCACTCTCATCTTTCAAAAAAGCTCCATATAATACATAGACACCTGAAAATCATGACTTTTTGAGTGCATCAGAATGGTTTCATCATTCACATGGATAAATTGAAAAACTAGATATATCCTTTCATATATATCTTCTTAGAAACACAAATCTTTTTAGAgaattgaaaaaaatgatttgtcCAATTCTGCAATCTCTAACAGCCCCACCATTAAACTCTATGCTATCTTAGAAGTTGTATCCGATATAATCGAAATGATGACAGGTTGTTTTCAGCCGTGGTTCCTTTAATGGCAGCGTCAATGGCTTGTGCAATAAATGGTTTAGAGCATGGTGGACAAGTTGGTATGGTGTTTGAAATGTACAGAAGCTGTGGTGGAGTTTTCAAGATGTTGGAAGAGAGTGTTGAAAGCAATCTTGAAGAGAATGATTTGGAAAAAAGAGAAAATGTAGAGAtatttgttaagtgccaaattgtagttattttgtggatgtaaatagtggcacttatcaatgctttttgttaataccgtttgaataattccccgtttttgtgtaaatacgtatactttgtgaatagatgtattttcatacacttttataccgtttgatagttttgttgtatttttgtaggtattcttgcgtttttggagcttggaggaataaagtgtcgaagacacggctgcgagagcaaagaggaaataattctgttgttctggtgcagggcgcttcgcgcgctgtagggcgcgtcgcgccctctttgagtttgaagaacatagtctggcagaagttagggcgcgtcgcgccggattagggcgcttcgcgctctagggcggtttggtaaatttatacagggcgcgtcgcactgaagtagggtgcgtcgcgcccactgcgaaactcagttttgtataaatagttaataacagattttttaggttttttatcacctcttcttgacaagttgagctctgatccttttttggtagtttagaggcttaggaaacaccattgggtgcgacgtcatgtggattgatcatggatctgactcgatttcattgtaccggtgagatctttccggttcatcttctctcttccctttgtttcattccaatggtgggtgttgtatgtatatttctactcttattgtatgtatatttgtggatcttgggatcgtttatatattcgctttacaaatcatcattgttgttgttcttgatctttttgcttaaatgctctggatttgtgttgttgcagacatggacaccatagatcttgattaggaatgataactgttagtttctgggttgcagacatggattcaggactaacaatcgtagtgggtatcgagtttaatgcctccgtgttgtttgtgtcggtggagaaatcgctgatgtgaatagtacggttgagctttcgtcggtgttgcaaacatgggcaccgatgtggcatctcgagtgatgcccggtgatgttgatgcgtattgtgagtgtcgagcgatagatcttcagatttaagtattcgacgggtagaacgaaatgcaattccataactatttctcttagactattgagattgtttatctgcttttatttacttttcccgcatttacttttccgcacccaaatcatgaaacttagaacgcgagatagtcgaacggcagttcttctcaccaatctctatggacacgataaatcccggatgaatacttccaaatcttttgttgcttgccgctctaccgctccaacaaaatggcgccgttgccggggattggttgagattaatcgcattgcgatggttttatgttttaagtttcgtatagttttgattaagtgtttgggcaggtcattttctttaggttgcgtttgaggcgaaagcattggcgtaccgcgaggaagtttcttaccattcgcgaaacaataaaggcgtcgagctaacgacgttaaacgagcgcttattgggaggcaccccaacggttttatttttctgtttttatgtaattgagttgtgtaggtgttaagtggtggctcactggaaaatctgtctttttagactggtctggtttttctggtgtagcgcgcgtcgcgcgctcatgggtgcgtcgcgcgctgggttgcttttggccagtgacctctttttaacgggtcactcggctcgcctttttcccacttacaccaaggatttatagtatagtattctatcgatttatttttaattcttttgtttgtgtttagactcaaattttggcccgattacttggagtcgcatttggtaattcttcgattttgattgattcaacatgccggttgtgcggtaatgattgttcaaatttgtccgttgcaaggtactcgtttatcgctttctatagcatagcatgtttaggagacttttcatttgtacaattttcatactattcattctttttgcataacttgctcatgacttgaatcacaattagtttcccctttttaccataaatgtgaggtggctttccattgtgtatatatgtgagtgaccgacatttcttgttttaactggatattattatgtttaatctttcgtctgtatcgattttgtgaatgcacgaaagtgatcaaggcacttgtttgattttgagcacaactaccataagccaaatgtcattttaccttgtgagtgtgtgaccattcgtaccccctttgagcctttttgtcattgtccattttgtttttgaacttgagacatagttcaccctttttgatggattttgattatctttgttttcttgaccttaactatgatgtttagttggatttttaccttgccttagaaagtagggagtattcactttatgttatggttgaattcaagttggggagaaggtgtttgcctctttatgttgtgattgatgtgaggttaagaaaagaaaaagaaaaagaaaaaaaaaagtgagaaagaaagaaaagaaaaagaaagaaaaaaagagaaaagcttgaaaaagaaaagaacaaaaagagttttgaataagagtgtgctaataagttttgtgtttggtgtgaaatttgtgatgaagagaaaagttggattgaaattgtattgtttgaaactttgtggaagtaattactcccttaggtttaggcaagtttttgtttcgattagctttaggacttatcacttgtttgttaaccgagccacattacaaccttgaaagcccttgtgattcgtgtcgttcaatttcaatactatttttagataaacgcataattttgtcttttgtttgcaagattgttggatgagtgttcaaagtcctcacctttcggtgtttttcatctaccgatgagtttgtgctaggcgtgattcgtgattgagcatgttttgtttagaatgtttttttttttttttttttttttttttttttttttttttttttttttttttttttttttttttttttttttttttttttttttttttttttttttttttttttttttttttttttttttttttttttttttttttttttttttttttttttttttttttttttttttttttttttttttttttttttttttttttttttttttttttttttttttttttttttttttttttttttttttttttttttttttttttttttttttttttttttttttttttttttttttttttttttttttttttttttttgtgtaaatacgtatactttgtgaatagatgtattttcatacacttttataccgtttgatagttttgttgtatttttgtaggtattcttgcgtttttggagcttggaggaataaagtgtcgaagacacggctgcgagagcaaagaggaaataattctgctgttctggtgcagggcgcttcgcgcgctgtagggcgcgtcgcgccctctttgagtttgaagaacatagtctggcagaagttagggcgcgtcgcgccggattagggcgcttcgcgctctagggcggtttggtaaatttatacagggcgcgtcgcactgaagtagggcgcgtcgcgcccactgcgaaactcagttttgtataaatagttaataacagattttttaggttttttatcacctcttcttgacaagttgagctctgatccttttttggtagtttagaggcttaggaaacaccattgggtgcgacgtcatgtggattgatcatggatctgactcgatttcattgtaccggtgagatctttccggttcatcttctctcttccctttgtttcattccaatggtgggtgttgtatgtatatttctactcttattgtatgtatatttgtggatcttgggatcgtttatatattcgctttacaaatcatcattgttgttgttcttgatctttttgcttaaatgctctggatttgtgttgttgcagacatggacaccatagatcttgattaggaatgataactgttagtttctgggttgcagacatggattcaggactaacaatcgtagtgggtgtcataccccaaatttgtcctacccttccaTTTTTGTCTGGCTTaggctcatgcatttcatagtctcatgtacatacctccataGGCCATTAAtataacatgcatcattaatcaataaaattgaCATGGGATCGAGGTCGTAGATAGAGCTGAGGTCTCATATGGCTTGAAGTTCATACTTCATGCAGGCTTGTTTCTATTGAGGTTTTCAACTAATAGTGGAGTAAGGTTCATTTTGTTGTGCTTGTGTCAACTGGCGGATTTTCAGGGTTGTTCCTATGATCATCTTACTGTTAGGGTTTCATTCGGTTCATCTTCAAAGTTTGGTTCAACAGATTATTCGGAATACAAGCTATTTGTATGAGGCTTCATTAAAAGGGCGTGAATTCGTTCATGTGAAGGTCGTATTAGGCTATTTTGAATTGAAAGACATTTGGCAAAATTCCGACTcttggtcaaagtcaaccatggacgGCCAACTTTGTTTCCGAAGTTCATAATGAATTGTCTCGGGCTTTTATTTTATGATAAATATTCAAGTTGCAAACCAAAAGAGTCAACAGTGAAAGTGGGTGCCCAAAAGCGATCTTCTTGATATTCAAAGCTTTATTCTAACAAGTTCAACACCGAAATTCTTCCCATCCATATTCTCCTGGAATCGATATTAAGATGGGATTAAATAAAGCCATGGAGGATTTATGATCGAACAAGGTTACATGACTATTAGCTCCATtggtatttatatatttttgcaaCAAAAAAGGAGATAAGGAGGTATCATACATCTGACTCATCATTACATATAACCGTGCAAGCAACAAACCCATTGCAAAAAGAGTATAAAAAAAAGTTACACAAAAATCTAAGTTTCTAGCCATCTCTATACTAATCCACTTGTCAATATGCCTTCATGTCGAAGTCTTTGAACCAAGCTGCCACCGCCACGATTCCGTCTTCATCATCTTGATTCCATGGTCATCTTGCCTAAATTGCCAAGCCATGCTTCAATTTCATTTGCAGCCAGTCACAATCTCTAGCCTGCATATGTTCAAAACAAAAAGGAGCCAGAATAAATCACAACAACCAAGCTAGCAGAACTTTGTGTCATAACAGCACAGCCAGTTTCCTGACGGCCCTAACAGTTACTAGCAATTTCTAACTTTACACAAAAATAGCATAACCATATACCTTTCAAAAACCAGTCCCTGCATTGTGTATATATAAACCAAAATTCAGCCCCATTCCTTTTATTCTAAACATTCAACCATGCACATCAAACCAAAACCTGCTGTTACATTCAACAAGCAATAACATTCAGCATCATTCAAAGCTACATTCATACAGGTACACCCCCGCCAAAAAAATCTTGCAAGCCAAATTTCAAACAGCCCTGCATCATTTTAACAGCAGTTTTAACACACAGTTCACCcacacatacatacatacataatcCATCTTGTACACATACATAGCCAACCAAATTAGTCAATCTCAATAAGTCCTATGCAGCAGCATACACTAACTTACCTCATAACCATTAGTAACAATTCACACATACCTGTTTCTAACTGATCTCCAAACAGAAACATAATCGAAAACAGGACTTAACCAATCACAACAGAAAACCTATTCACCCTAACTAACACATTCCGAACCACAAATTTACCAACATCCATTCAATCACACCAATTGAAAAAACTACAAAAACTAATCATATATTTCCCACAGCAGTATAAACCTACCATATACATAACAAAACCAGTTCACACACCTAAACACAATTATCCAACTAACTTTCCATAACTAACTCCTAACTCCCTAACTGTCACTGGTAACTAACTTCTAACATCAAATAACAACTTTTAACAAACTTCTAACCGACCTCAATCTCACCCTTAATCTTCTAACTGTCTCTCATTGATCCTATGGCTTAAACACTCCAATCTGTAACAGAAATCAGTTCCCTCAATCTATATAAACAGTCATCATCATCCTCACTTGTTTACACGCCATTCTCACACTTCACTCATCATTATCTTCATCTCTCccaatcatcttcttcatcactcTCACATTCTTCTATCATCCATCCTCAATCTCACGCCAccattcttcttcatcctctcccTCAATTCACTCTGCAACAAAACCTTCTTCACCCTCCCTCTCACTAGAGCTCCTTCGACATACCTCTTGAAGCCTCGCATCGAAGCTTCGACGAGGTAGAGCTAAGCCTCACGCATCTTCCCCATCGAATTCTCTCCGGTACTCAACAATTCAACAGCGATAACTATCCACTCTCTCGCTAATTCTCACTCAATAGTTCGCAAGAAtcggaaaagaagaagaagagaaaatcgGAAAACAAGAAGAGGAGCAGGGGGTATGCGTACGcaaggagaagaagaacaaggaCGATACCTGGCTTGAAGCTTTCCTCGCGTATTTCAGAGGCGCCGGACGGTTCTCCAGCAGGTAAGGCGCTCTTCAATCTTTCTTCGATTTTCTCGACGCTATGTGATTGATTTGTGTTCTCTGATCATTTCCCCTAAGCTTTCGCGCCTTGATTCTTCTTATGCACCGTTGAATTTCGGTTTGAACTAGCTAGGGTTTCTGAACTTAGGCTCTCTAGTTCCGCCAATCGGTGTGGCTATCTGTGAATTCATGGTTAGATTAGCATCtaggagtagattttggttaagATATGTAGAGGAGGTTGTGGGATTCGAGGTGTTTGGTGGCGGCGACGGCGGTAGTGTTCGCCGGAGATCGTATCAAGGAGAGAAAGGCTTTGAGAAGCTGAATAGTCACTAACGTAGAACCCTGAAAtccctttttgtttttagttttatttttttaattcttctttttttgtaaaataaaatctgAATAAACAATGGGGAATGGATCAACAATATTGGGCCATCGAATTGATATTCACACCCCCCTGAGCCCATAATACCTTTTGACAAACCTGAAAACTCAACAAAAACTCATTGGGCCTTGCAGTCACAAAATTGCTGTCTACACACCCCTAGGCCCACGCCCTCTCTTTTTGGGCATGTTATCAAATAAAAACGCTGCTTGGGCCTGTTTCCTTTGGGCTCAGCGCCTCATTGCTTCCAGCATCATCATTCTGATTTCACACCTCCCTGTTTCACTTAATTGATAGTTTTCTTAGGTTTTCCTACTTAGTTTTTTTTGCTActtttttttaggtaataaaatgacataaaaacctcataaaaaaaatactagtttaggcttagttAGAATTTAGGTTAGTATATTTTAGgtttgaattagaattcccttaacacaatcaaactcataaaaatagtagtttttttttagtttaattttgcactaatacttgaatcATCATCTCTATATCTctgtaccatttccatgttattcTTTGTATAATCGTTGTGTGATTTCGTTACTTGTCTTTGGCCTTATCTTAGGCCTACTTTGACACCATTTTAATTCCcatgtatagacaacttagactagaatttagagatagttcccttctttcattctttttcttttcaacttttaaaatacttaataaaaatcgacgaagatcataccgttgctgtatttcatggtaggaaagaaacgattgaggcgtaggcctcgatgtatgttctttcctacttaacggagaagaaatgattgaggtgtgaagcctcggtgtatttcttaaccgttatttagagaaacgattgtggcgtaggcctcgatgtgcattctctaaatattcataaaaaactctttttgtatctctttcacttagcggagaagaaatgattgaggtgtgaagcctcgatgtatttcttaaccgttatttagagaaacgattgtggcgtaggcctcgatgtgcgttctctaaatattcaaaaacaaacaaaagactcttttggtatgatctaagtcacaaattaaaatccccataaaaaacaccaaccaaaaacacttcaaaaaacctaataaatgttcagacttaaaacaaaagtaaggaagtgatgcgagaccttgtagtgggttctcgtcatcacggaattaccctaaaagacataaaccaatcatttctttttcttttacctaagggcaccgttatctccgctccattgcatcctaggctgtccccttgtgcaagagcgtgagcgttaacgccgcccaactaaaaaacacaaaaacaaacagaaaatcgtgagccgagctacggtaactctgattcctgaaaaggatacgtaggcagcggggtagggcccgtgcgagtacaattctttcttttccctacattttgcattcatttcgcatttagacatagacatagttatacaccctttagatagaaacaaacataggtggataccatcgagtacgatgggcgcgaggggtgctaataccttccccttgcgtaaccgactcccgtaccttgattctctggtcgcaagaccctgttccttgcctttttaggttttctgatattcctttcccttatgggataaatatattggtggcgactctgttcatttttcgcgagcgtgcgacagctggcgactctgctggggatgttgctagacctgttgctggtccatccttagcgagtcgatcctagcctgcgtttgtttgtttatttactgggtgtttatttgtttttatgtctataccttgtatatatgcttgcatgtttagttttctgcttgcatatcatgtttatttctgtttgcacatcatgcatatggattatattctgtgttccttggggtcttctgttctgttttgcaggttgggtgggatgttctatgaggtaaaaggcccaatacccaggccagagtgacacataggatacctaggatagagtggatagtcatgacgccaacagaatgtcaggttctgttgattgcgatcatgagacccacgcccagtcgaggtccaaatggggtatcattgttggcatgtagatgcaacaacattggtgcctcaggaggactgataacgctggttgccattttgaccctaccttgacctagattcacctgtgagtggggtgggatatacatgacaggtaccgttggtgactattctgttctgttggtggctattggttttcctggtattcgaaaaggtgtcggacctttgatcctgtgacatttgacctgtataagttattcagaggattgtacggtGGTTACTAAGCTTATATGGACcgtggatcccatgcttttgcattgcataacatcattgctttgtccactccatttatgaaagatcctaaagtctatttccaaaaaaaaagagaaaagaaaagaaaagaaaagatatgtaaaagaaaaggaaatagaaaagcaaaaaagaaaagaaaaagattttatacaaaaaaaaaagaaagagaagctttgattccaaaaaagaaaaacaaaagtgcgaaaagactttaggatctctcataaacaaaacatgcattcatactatcatgcatttcatggttctctcagatatttatgggaccctttctcttCAGATTTCTagatcaacaacaaatttgacttcccaccgccacaactccaagatcaactatgaaacaactccgtgaggaaatggatgagatgaaggaacaaatgggtcatcttatgttggagatgcgagacttgatccgtaatcaggatgcactaaaagaggagaatagtcagttgaagactcaattgagcttggtcatggaagttctgaagacggtattaaggaaggaaggggatgttgttcctactgcggcaacagaagttgttgatcccttcTCTTCAGTAGGATCCCTCCCCACTCATGGAACACCCCAGGAAGTTCCTCCTCAACTccatgtgccattacctccatgccaatctgttcttcaaggaggccaaatgtgtgggaaaaagcctaagatacctcagagaattctcgatcctatcccgatgccttacgctcagttacttccccgtttgttggagcttcagttggttgagctacgagaattggctacgcctgaaaagcttccccccaactttgatgccaatgctcgatgcgagttccattctggggcacctggtcatgatgttgagcattgtagggcgctgaaacatcaagttcaagatctcattgattcaaaagtgattttgttcacccccgagggtatgctTGTTCGAGGAAATGGGTTTCCGActgcggtggaagaaaaggttggttcatacttctatgtcagacctacttcaaatcagaagcataatgcaccatcttgggttccaggtttcccacctcatcagtctccatttgtttcacagccaggtcaaaagaggaagacacctgaacagaatgggtattggaatcattgccatcagcagggtccacaaatgccaaggagaccaccaagaagaattgacccaattcctatgacctatggtcagctgctttctcatttgctcaaggattctttggtccaattaagggagtttaagccccctccaataccaattcctcaaggatatgacttaaatgcaaggtgtgagtatcattctgggacatctggacattcaactgaggattgtagtattttgaaacacaaagtccaagatctcattgactccaaagtaatatcattcactccaaatggcctgcgcataaaacgaagagttcacgcataagtgaatgcccgtattccagaaagtatcacaaaaaaaaaaagaagaataagcccaaatggagtcaaggctcctcaacattggcaatcatcacttcatttccgtattctcactTCAGTATTCCCTATTTTGGTTGAAAACTACTTCCTTGTCTGAgttggttggtatgataataataaaagcaccacaaattctcgagcaactttgtcataatcttttccaaaaaaaGGGAAATCAATAATGTTTTGTAGAAGCgtctcaaggttcttatgctcagttgtatccgtggaggttggtgtttcagttggtgtttgatctctttgcaacaaatagcttctctaagtttggtgactacacaaggttcctccatgtttaatggtaaatacttcttcaatgaatatgcttggggctcccgcacgagggataagcaagacgcactcttatcttgagcattgcattattcgcattgctcgaatccctaaaagcattacgaattcttgggtgacttcgtaagaatcttcttccatgtgataatcaagagtatTCTACACAATGCTCCTGATTCTcaaggtcttcttcaccacaagttctcagtttgatgaccatgcaaggttcctccactTTCGATAATGAATACTTctacaacatctatgcttggggctcccgcacgagggataagcaagacgtactcttatcttgagcattgcaccacccgcattgctcgaatccctaaagtaaggcaaaattgACAACTTTTGGgcgacttcgttggagttttcctctgaagtaatctgaagtgtttggaaggaacacaTGATAATACTAATTGACTACCCTGCTGGAGCACAAAAGTCATTCAACTGAAGATTGTGTGTCGTTCATTCCAAGAGGTTCATGCATAAGTTGAAGTtcctatgaggtctcaaaactgcaagaagtattcaagatcaataagtccagacggagtcaagtctcctcaacaatggcatccaTTTAGTTtcgttattgcattctcatttgtaacatttcgttgtttgtttaagcattgctagcatgtaaaaacttgttaatttctgaatgaaaatcataatacattgtctatgtttgtcttgaagtaatccgttcgttatcactcataaaatgttttggcattacgataccaactttattaattgCTGTGCTGAGGcaaaaaaagctgagggagaatgatgaaagataaaaatacaaaaatctctaatcatgtgtttttgaataaaaccctactgaggatgtacaggcattgtttctaatccccaaacaccgtaggaataagggagatagaccctcgataacccctttgagccttgaagtaggagtttcttttctaatcataaaagacccttattttaaccttggggcggggtagtgttcatttaacttgatcgagtgttcaaaactcaccaaaagggtgtgcatctaaggatacaaca encodes:
- the LOC131644124 gene encoding uncharacterized protein LOC131644124 codes for the protein MEGYKLASPTNAANLVVGRRTSGSCMCSFELEGKVDHVAIMTCSTSQSPLLLMISCHLYKKMTRPKVCRSEKKPGSILLASWVNSMWWKELGIKDKLTLARVRLTECSLWTVGIFLVDCRLVFFKCGKGLINSWIFLYRFTCFVRV